The proteins below are encoded in one region of Belonocnema kinseyi isolate 2016_QV_RU_SX_M_011 chromosome 3, B_treatae_v1, whole genome shotgun sequence:
- the LOC117169907 gene encoding probable salivary secreted peptide has product MGSCDLIFALTFARKLVIFVVPLSSVRFARPRVEPFIDIGPNPGQYIFGTREEGDRLIFQNFIYLEAKIGRILKYRETIHTPYEETITQVDLHSWLGRWSTGERVQVTEYGPGYRNVTLAFYGKRGHAINFAVTLYGL; this is encoded by the coding sequence ATGGGGTCGTGTGACCTCATATTCGCTTTGACATTTGCTAGAAAATTGGTTATATTTGTGGTTCCATTATCATCTGTCAGATTTGCACGTCCCAGAGTTGAACCATTTATAGATATCGGTCCCAATCCGGGTCAATATATATTCGGAACAAGAGAAGAAGGCGATCgacttatttttcaaaactttatataTTTAGAAGCTAAAATAGGTCGTATTCTTAAATACAGGGAGACTATTCATACCCCATATGAAGAAACAATTACTCAAGTTGATCTTCACAGTTGGTTAGGACGATGGTCTACTGGCGAACGTGTCCAGGTAACTGAGTATGGTCCAGGTTACCGAAATGTCACCTTAGCGTTCTACGGTAAACGAGGCCATGCGATCAATTTCGCTGTAACTTTGTACGGTCTATAA